One Echeneis naucrates chromosome 16, fEcheNa1.1, whole genome shotgun sequence DNA window includes the following coding sequences:
- the tat gene encoding tyrosine aminotransferase yields the protein MDNKSYLVQMNGNGVHSKTPLNAKTLSGTGVNGKGVNGNGIHHVSVNGSLYPAKAKSRRQRWEVKPSELAKNTLNPIRAIVDGMKLTPNPNKPMIALSIGDPTVFGNLPTDDAVLQAMKDAIDSQKYNGYAPSVGYLKSRQTVANFYSCPEAPLEAEDVILTSGCSQAIDLAISVLCNPGDNILVPCPGFSLYKTLAVPMGIKVKLYNLLPEKSWEIDLQHVESLIDERTSCLIITNPSNPCGSVFSKEHLQKILKVASRHCVPILADEIYSDMVFPGCSSPSMASLSKNVPILSCGGLAKRWLVPGWRMGWILIHDRNDIFGSEIRQGLVKLSQRILGACTIVQGALEGILNNTNQSFYKSTISFLKSNSEICFNELSTIPGLRPIMPSGAMYLMVGIDMDHFPDFKNDVDFTEHLVTEQSVFCLPASAFEYPNYFRIVVTVPEEMMMEACVRIREFCQFHYQPCSHDGNDLDQ from the exons ATGGATAACAAATCTTATTTGGTTCAGATGAATGGGAATGGAGTCCACAGCAAAACCCCACTCAATGCCAAAACCCTGAGTGGGACTGGAGTCAATGGGAAGGGAGTAAATGGGAATGGCATCCACCATGTAAGTGTGAACGGCAGTTTGTATCCAGCCAAAGCCAAGAGCCGCAGGCAGAGGTGGGAGGTGAAGCCCTCAGAGCTAGCCAAGAACACACTGAATCCCATCAGGGCCATTGTGGATGGCATGAAGCTTACCCCAAATCCGAATAAACCCATGATCGCACTTTCCATAG GGGATCCCACCGTGTTTGGAAACTTGCCTACAGATGATGCAGTGCTTCAGGCCATGAAGGATGCTATAGACTCACAAAAATACAATGGCTATGCTCCTTCTGTTG GTTACCTGAAAAGTCGACAGACAGTGGCAAACTTTTACAGCTGCCCAGAGGCTCCACTAGAGGCAGAG GATGTGATCTTGACCAGTGGCTGCAGCCAAGCCATTGACCTGGCTATCAGTGTTCTATGTAACCCGGGGGACAACATCCTTGTCCCATGCCCAGGCTTCTCCTTATACAAGACTTTGGCTGTCCCCATGGGTATTAAGGTGAAACTCTACAACCTGCTG CCAGAGAAGTCATGGGAGATTGACCTGCAGCATGTGGAGAGCCTGATTGATGAGAGGACATCCTGTCTGATTATTACCAATCCATCTAACCCCTGTGGCTCTGTTTTCAGCAAGGAACACCTACAGAAGATCCTCAAAG TGGCTTCCAGACACTGTGTTCCAATTCTGGCTGATGAAATCTACAGTGATATG GTTTTCCCAGGTTGCAGTAGTCCTTCCATGGCATCTCTCAGCAAAAACGTTCCCATCCTTTCCTGTGGTGGCTTGGCGAAACGCTGGCTGGTCCCTGGTTGGAGAATGGGATGGATCCTCATTCATGATAGGAATGACATATTTGGATCTGAG ATTCGGCAGGGGCTGGTGAAACTGAGCCAACGCATTCTTGGAGCATGCACCATTGTCCAGGGAGCACTGGAGGGCATCCTCAACAACACAAATCAAAGCTTTTATAAAAGCACCATTAGCTTCCTAAAG tccAACTCAGAGATATGTTTCAATGAGCTGTCAACCATCCCTGGCCTGCGTCCCATCATGCCCTCAGGAGCCATGTACCTCATG GTGGGGATTGACATGGATCACTTTCCAGATTTTAAGAATGATGTGGACTTCACTGAACATTTGGTAACTGAGCAGTCAGTCTTCTGTCTGCCTGCATCC GCATTTGAGTATCCTAACTATTTCCGTATTGTGGTGACGGTGCCAGaggagatgatgatggaggCTTGTGTTCGGATCAGGGAGTTTTGCCAGTTCCACTATCAACCTTGCAGCCATGATGGCAACGATCTGGACCAGTGA